A stretch of the Archangium violaceum genome encodes the following:
- a CDS encoding response regulator gives MTRPLLVVDDDTDLREALEEVLRDAGFTVLGACNGREALEVLARARPLPGLVLLDMMMPVLDGHGFAQELHAVPEWKHIPVVIFSASASNATVAGEVGACAYLRKPVDVEALVETVGQHLLRE, from the coding sequence ATGACACGCCCCTTGCTGGTGGTGGACGACGACACGGACCTGCGCGAGGCGCTCGAGGAGGTGTTGCGCGACGCGGGCTTCACCGTGCTGGGCGCCTGCAATGGCCGCGAGGCGCTGGAGGTGCTCGCGCGCGCGCGGCCGCTGCCCGGCCTGGTGCTGCTGGATATGATGATGCCGGTGCTGGACGGCCACGGCTTCGCCCAGGAGCTGCACGCCGTGCCCGAGTGGAAGCACATTCCCGTGGTCATCTTCTCCGCCTCGGCCAGCAACGCCACCGTGGCCGGCGAGGTGGGCGCGTGCGCCTACCTGCGCAAGCCGGTGGACGTGGAGGCGTTGGTGGAGACGGTGGGCCAGCACCTGCTGCGCGAGTAA
- a CDS encoding response regulator, producing the protein MSSQRSILLVEDNPDDVDLTRRAFQRAGLTQPLDVVEDGVEALDYLFARGAHAHRARVPLPSLVLLDLKLPRLNGHEVLRQLRADARTRFLPVVILTSSDEETDLVESYSHGCNSYVRKPVSYTEFVEAARQLGLYWLSLNRAPESGVHG; encoded by the coding sequence ATGAGCAGCCAGCGTTCCATCCTCCTCGTGGAGGACAACCCGGACGATGTGGACCTCACCCGGCGTGCCTTCCAGCGCGCGGGCCTCACCCAGCCGCTGGACGTGGTGGAGGACGGTGTGGAGGCACTCGACTATCTCTTCGCGCGGGGGGCGCACGCGCACCGGGCCCGCGTGCCGCTGCCCTCCCTGGTGTTGTTGGACCTCAAGCTGCCGCGCCTGAACGGGCACGAGGTGCTGCGGCAGCTGCGCGCCGACGCGCGCACGCGCTTCCTCCCCGTGGTCATCCTCACCTCCTCGGACGAGGAGACGGACCTGGTGGAGAGCTACAGCCACGGCTGTAACAGCTACGTGCGCAAGCCGGTGAGCTACACCGAGTTCGTCGAGGCGGCGCGCCAGCTCGGCCTCTATTGGCTGTCGCTCAACCGCGCGCCGGAGTCGGGGGTGCATGGATGA
- a CDS encoding sensor histidine kinase: protein MSSTLSWTPATDPRRFRHLLLRSILLPLTLLLLLAVVLLGVVGNLAQTQEQARRSQKTLTRVERVRQLLIDRETGVRGYLLTQDPIFLEPYQAAGQRLPRAFEELAQGLSDEPRSGAWMEELRRRWREWERVASEQLSLFQEKGEWMALVRSGAGKARMDAIRMTLDTIAEQERQRANLRGIQAERAGRVTLIIGVLWTLAVGMLLAWFSRRQLLILARDYGASLAQVRAQADALRASEARLEARVAQRTSELTTANRELESFSYSVSHDLRAPLRAIDGFAQAIREDEGGRLSSDGLQLLTRLQGATTRMGQLIDDLLQLSRVTRAELKSEPVDLSELASSVVQELRQHEPGRDVMFSVQPGLTARGDSRLLRVMMENLLGNAWKFTSRRSGAHIEFFAETANGVTHYAVRDNGVGFDMAYASKLFSPFQRLHKSTEYPGTGIGLATVQRIVHRHGGHIEAQAAVGQGATFRFTLQEALP from the coding sequence GTGTCTTCAACCCTCTCCTGGACTCCCGCGACCGACCCTCGACGCTTCCGCCACCTGCTGTTGCGCTCCATCCTGCTGCCGTTGACGCTGCTGCTCCTGCTCGCGGTCGTCCTCCTGGGCGTGGTGGGCAACCTGGCCCAGACCCAGGAGCAGGCGCGGCGCTCTCAGAAGACCCTCACCCGGGTGGAGCGCGTGCGCCAGCTGCTCATCGACAGGGAGACCGGCGTTCGCGGTTACCTCCTCACCCAGGACCCCATCTTCCTGGAACCCTACCAGGCGGCCGGGCAACGCCTGCCCCGGGCGTTCGAGGAGCTCGCGCAGGGTCTGTCGGACGAGCCCAGGTCGGGTGCCTGGATGGAGGAGCTGCGTAGGCGCTGGCGGGAGTGGGAGCGGGTGGCCTCCGAGCAGCTCTCCCTCTTCCAGGAGAAGGGTGAATGGATGGCCCTGGTGCGCTCGGGGGCGGGCAAGGCCCGGATGGATGCCATCCGGATGACCCTGGACACCATCGCCGAGCAGGAGCGTCAGCGTGCCAATCTCCGGGGAATCCAGGCCGAGCGGGCGGGCCGGGTCACCCTCATCATCGGCGTGCTCTGGACGCTCGCCGTGGGCATGCTGCTGGCCTGGTTCAGCCGGCGTCAGCTGCTCATCCTGGCTCGGGACTATGGGGCCAGCCTCGCCCAGGTGCGCGCCCAGGCGGACGCGCTGCGCGCCAGCGAGGCCCGGTTGGAGGCCCGCGTCGCCCAGCGCACCTCCGAGCTCACCACCGCCAACCGCGAGCTGGAGTCCTTCAGCTATTCCGTCTCCCATGACCTGCGTGCGCCCCTGCGCGCCATCGATGGTTTCGCCCAGGCGATTCGCGAGGACGAGGGCGGGCGCCTGTCGTCCGATGGCCTCCAACTGCTCACGCGCCTGCAGGGGGCCACCACGCGCATGGGCCAGCTCATCGACGACCTGTTGCAGCTCTCCCGCGTCACCCGCGCCGAGCTCAAGAGCGAGCCGGTGGACTTGAGCGAGCTCGCCAGTTCCGTGGTCCAGGAGCTGCGCCAGCACGAGCCCGGACGTGACGTGATGTTCTCCGTCCAGCCCGGCCTCACCGCGCGGGGGGACTCGCGGCTGCTCCGGGTGATGATGGAGAACCTCCTGGGCAATGCCTGGAAGTTCACCAGCAGGCGCTCCGGGGCCCACATCGAGTTCTTCGCGGAGACGGCCAATGGGGTGACTCACTACGCTGTGCGCGACAACGGAGTGGGTTTCGACATGGCGTACGCGAGCAAGCTCTTCAGCCCCTTCCAGCGGCTGCACAAGTCCACCGAGTATCCGGGCACGGGCATCGGCCTGGCCACGGTGCAGCGCATCGTCCACCGGCACGGCGGGCACATCGAGGCCCAGGCCGCCGTGGGCCAGGGCGCCACCTTTCGTTTCACCCTTCAGGAGGCGCTCCCATGA
- a CDS encoding hybrid sensor histidine kinase/response regulator gives MTTPLRVLSVEDNPDDVVLLERELRRGGFEVHCERVQTAEELHEALRRGPWDVILSDYCMPGFDAPSALRVLRDSGLDIPFIVVSGSVGEWEGVEVMKAGARDYFPKSLLTRLPAAVSRELAEARIRHERARAERDRALLSRASEVLARSLDFQETLEQVVRLAVPELSSWCALYYSDDGKTLRMAALEHEDPAQVARGFEMARRFPVDPGAATGPAWVWRGGEPQLLTDVPSSRLEVLAQSPEHLRYLLDLRLRSVIHVPLRGRTVNLGVMTLGASEDRPRFSQSDLSVALELARRSALALENARLYLESQEAIRLRDEFLAVAAHELRTPLTTLGLQLGTLVQRARRESSGDMVERLERGLRQVRRLGTLVETLLDVSLLSTGELPLALERVDLGELAGEVLERFEAEARAVGCALTLDVPRGLVGQWDRLRVEQVVSGLLANALKFGPRQPVEVRGSSDGKVARLVVEDRGIGIPEDQLERIFERFGRAVSSRSYGGLGLGLYLARRAAEAHGGRVWAASRPGGGACFTLELPLEPA, from the coding sequence ATGACGACGCCCCTGCGCGTCCTGTCGGTGGAGGACAATCCGGACGACGTGGTGTTGCTGGAGCGCGAGCTGCGCCGGGGCGGCTTCGAGGTGCACTGTGAGCGGGTGCAGACAGCCGAGGAGCTGCACGAGGCGCTGCGGCGGGGGCCCTGGGATGTCATCCTCTCCGACTACTGCATGCCCGGCTTCGACGCGCCCTCGGCACTCCGGGTGCTGCGCGACAGCGGCCTGGACATCCCCTTCATCGTCGTCTCCGGCAGCGTGGGCGAGTGGGAGGGCGTGGAGGTGATGAAGGCCGGGGCGCGCGACTACTTCCCCAAGTCGCTGCTCACCCGGTTGCCGGCCGCGGTGTCTCGCGAGCTGGCGGAGGCCCGCATCCGCCATGAGCGCGCCCGGGCCGAGCGGGACAGGGCCCTGCTGTCGCGCGCCAGCGAGGTGCTGGCCCGCTCGTTGGATTTCCAGGAAACGTTGGAGCAGGTGGTGCGCCTGGCGGTGCCGGAGCTGTCGTCCTGGTGTGCCCTCTATTATTCCGATGATGGGAAGACGCTCCGGATGGCGGCGCTGGAGCACGAGGACCCGGCGCAGGTGGCGCGCGGTTTCGAGATGGCCCGGCGCTTCCCCGTGGACCCGGGCGCCGCCACGGGCCCCGCCTGGGTGTGGCGCGGCGGCGAGCCGCAGCTGCTGACGGACGTGCCCTCCTCCCGGCTGGAGGTGCTGGCGCAGTCCCCGGAGCACCTGCGCTACCTGCTGGACCTGAGGTTGCGCTCCGTCATCCACGTTCCCCTGCGGGGGCGCACGGTGAACCTGGGCGTGATGACGCTGGGCGCCTCGGAGGACCGGCCGCGCTTCTCCCAGTCGGACCTGTCCGTGGCCCTGGAGCTGGCGCGCCGCTCCGCCCTGGCGCTGGAGAACGCACGGCTCTACCTCGAGTCCCAGGAGGCCATCCGCCTGCGGGACGAGTTCCTCGCCGTGGCGGCCCACGAGCTGCGCACCCCGCTCACCACGCTGGGGTTGCAGCTGGGGACGCTCGTGCAGCGGGCGCGACGCGAGTCCTCGGGGGACATGGTGGAGCGGCTGGAGCGGGGCCTGCGCCAGGTGCGGCGCCTGGGCACGCTGGTGGAGACGCTGCTGGACGTGTCGCTCCTGTCCACCGGCGAGCTGCCCCTGGCCCTGGAGCGGGTGGACCTGGGGGAGCTCGCGGGCGAGGTGCTGGAGCGCTTCGAGGCCGAGGCCCGGGCCGTGGGGTGCGCGCTGACGTTGGACGTGCCTCGGGGGCTGGTGGGCCAGTGGGACCGGTTGCGGGTGGAGCAGGTGGTATCCGGACTGCTGGCCAACGCCCTCAAGTTCGGTCCGCGCCAGCCAGTGGAGGTGCGGGGCTCGTCGGACGGGAAGGTGGCGCGCCTGGTGGTGGAGGACCGGGGCATCGGGATTCCCGAGGACCAGCTCGAGCGCATCTTCGAGCGCTTCGGGCGGGCGGTGTCCTCGCGCTCGTACGGGGGGTTGGGGTTGGGGTTGTACCTGGCGCGCCGGGCGGCCGAGGCGCATGGGGGCCGCGTGTGGGCCGCGTCGCGCCCGGGTGGTGGCGCCTGCTTCACCCTGGAGTTGCCCCTGGAGCCCGCATGA